A genomic region of bacterium contains the following coding sequences:
- a CDS encoding glycoside hydrolase family 127 protein — translation MASGRLKMLSMFNSWAKWPTAGMKVALLGMLFTGASLAQYPGQFAGRLKADCKVPVQAYAFDLEAVQITAFRFRHAMEMDAAYLLALDPGRLLHRFHAHAGLPVQGALYGGWESEGLSGHTLGHYLSACAMHFANSGDARFKERINRIVDELARCQQARRSGYVGAIPGEDTLFARVARGDIQSSGFNLNGSWSPWYTVHKLMAGLVDAYLYAGSTRALQVVCGMADWAAGVVNPLSETQRLAMLNCEYGGMNEVLANLYAITGEQKYLALSRKFHDEFVLGKLAQGIDPLPGKHSNTNVPKAVGAARRYELTANTTDRTIARVFWESMVRHHTYVIGGNSNYEYCGEEDKLNDRLSDNTCETCNTYNMLKLTRHLFCQAPDQELADYYERALYNHILSSQNPADGMMCYFVPLRMGTHKVFSDSFNTFTCCVGSGMENHVKYAEAVYYKAADGGLYLNLFIPSVLTWKERGLVLTQTTDFPESEMVTLTLTAKKPQHFGLYLRQPAWSATIEVQVNGKRAAPRRNRQGFWVVDRKWRDGDRVEIRLPMHLRTEAMPDNPERIAFLYGPIVLAGQLGDTLPDPVYGTPVLLTDDRRPESWIEPAGAPLAFRTCGVGMPRDFLLKPFYAIATGYYSVYFDYFTPAAWAARAEAYTAEKRRSQEIEARTIDHFRIGEMQPERDHGLESGERSYVDQALGRSGREARAGSWIAFTMAVRPECPNALLLTCIGDDRDRAFDLLIEGVKIAEVDWKGGETGRFYDLSYSLPAALIAGKSRVTVRIEASHGRTAGRFFGCRTVTEVKK, via the coding sequence ATGGCTAGCGGCAGACTGAAGATGCTATCGATGTTTAATAGCTGGGCGAAATGGCCAACGGCCGGCATGAAGGTCGCTTTACTTGGGATGCTTTTCACCGGAGCGTCTCTGGCGCAGTATCCCGGCCAGTTCGCGGGGCGGTTGAAGGCCGACTGTAAGGTCCCCGTCCAGGCCTATGCCTTCGATCTGGAGGCGGTGCAGATCACCGCATTCCGCTTCCGGCACGCCATGGAGATGGATGCCGCCTACCTGCTGGCCCTCGATCCCGGCCGCCTTCTGCACCGTTTCCATGCCCATGCCGGCCTTCCGGTTCAGGGAGCGCTCTATGGCGGCTGGGAAAGTGAAGGCCTCTCCGGCCATACCCTCGGCCATTACCTCTCCGCCTGCGCCATGCATTTCGCCAACAGCGGCGATGCCCGGTTCAAGGAGCGCATTAACCGGATCGTCGACGAGCTGGCACGCTGCCAGCAGGCACGACGAAGCGGCTACGTCGGCGCCATCCCGGGCGAGGATACCCTTTTCGCCCGGGTGGCCCGCGGCGATATTCAATCCAGCGGCTTCAACCTCAACGGTAGCTGGTCACCCTGGTACACCGTCCACAAGCTGATGGCCGGACTCGTCGACGCCTATCTCTATGCGGGCAGCACCCGGGCCCTGCAGGTCGTTTGCGGCATGGCCGACTGGGCCGCCGGCGTGGTCAATCCCCTCTCCGAGACGCAGCGCCTCGCCATGCTCAATTGCGAATACGGCGGCATGAACGAAGTCCTCGCCAACCTTTATGCCATCACAGGGGAGCAAAAATACCTCGCACTCTCGCGCAAGTTTCACGACGAATTCGTCCTCGGGAAATTGGCCCAGGGCATCGACCCCTTGCCCGGCAAACACTCCAATACCAATGTGCCCAAGGCCGTCGGCGCCGCGCGCCGCTACGAACTCACCGCCAATACCACCGACCGCACCATCGCCCGTGTCTTCTGGGAGAGCATGGTCCGGCACCACACCTACGTCATCGGCGGCAACAGCAATTATGAATACTGCGGGGAGGAGGACAAACTCAACGATCGTCTGAGTGACAACACCTGCGAGACCTGCAATACCTACAACATGCTCAAGCTCACCCGCCATCTCTTCTGCCAGGCCCCGGATCAGGAGCTGGCCGACTATTACGAACGCGCCCTCTACAACCACATCCTCTCCAGCCAGAATCCGGCTGACGGCATGATGTGTTATTTCGTGCCGTTGCGCATGGGTACGCACAAGGTCTTCAGCGACTCGTTCAACACCTTCACCTGCTGCGTCGGCAGCGGGATGGAGAATCATGTGAAGTACGCCGAAGCCGTTTACTACAAGGCCGCGGATGGGGGGCTCTATCTCAATCTCTTCATCCCCTCCGTCCTGACCTGGAAAGAGCGCGGCCTTGTTCTCACCCAGACCACCGACTTTCCGGAGAGCGAGATGGTGACGCTGACGCTGACCGCGAAAAAGCCGCAGCATTTTGGCCTCTATTTGCGCCAGCCCGCCTGGAGCGCAACGATCGAGGTGCAGGTCAACGGCAAACGCGCCGCCCCGCGCCGCAACCGGCAGGGTTTCTGGGTTGTTGACCGAAAGTGGCGCGACGGCGACCGGGTGGAGATCCGCCTGCCGATGCACCTCCGCACCGAAGCGATGCCGGACAATCCCGAGCGCATCGCCTTTCTCTATGGCCCGATCGTTCTGGCCGGTCAGCTCGGCGATACCCTGCCGGATCCGGTTTACGGTACGCCGGTGCTACTGACGGATGACCGGCGCCCTGAAAGCTGGATCGAGCCAGCCGGCGCGCCCCTCGCATTCCGGACTTGTGGTGTCGGCATGCCCCGGGATTTCCTGCTCAAACCCTTCTACGCTATCGCAACCGGCTATTACAGCGTCTATTTCGATTATTTCACCCCGGCGGCCTGGGCAGCGAGAGCGGAAGCCTATACGGCCGAGAAGCGGCGGTCGCAGGAGATCGAGGCACGGACGATCGATCACTTCCGCATCGGCGAGATGCAGCCCGAGCGCGACCACGGCCTCGAGAGCGGTGAGCGTTCCTACGTCGACCAGGCCCTGGGCCGTTCCGGCCGCGAGGCGCGCGCCGGAAGCTGGATCGCCTTCACCATGGCGGTCCGGCCGGAATGTCCCAACGCCTTGCTCCTCACCTGCATCGGCGACGACCGCGACCGCGCCTTTGACCTGCTGATTGAGGGAGTTAAGATCGCTGAAGTGGATTGGAAGGGAGGGGAGACCGGCCGATTTTATGATCTCAGTTATTCCCTGCCGGCCGCGTTGATCGCAGGCAAGAGCCGCGTGACTGTGCGGATCGAGGCCAGCCACGGCCGCACCGCCGGGCGCTTCTTCGGCTGCCGCACAGTCACAGAAGTTAAAAAATAA
- a CDS encoding NADP-dependent glyceraldehyde-3-phosphate dehydrogenase, producing the protein MNPLFPSSFYPAPESIPESFRFAGPIEQRSWLCGGEIRTWEGLQQPVFSPVCEPGAGEPRRKLLGSYPLMTGAASLQALEAAVRAWDQGQGEWPTMPVAERISRVASFSARMQERRGEIVKRLMWEIGKSQVDSEKEFDRTVEYIRNTIAALKELDRVSSRFVIEEGVIGQIRRSPLGVVLCMGPFNYPLNETFTTLIPALIMGNPVLFKPPKLGVLLFEPLLAAFQECFPAGVINTVYGDGATIVGPLMESGRVDVLAFIGTSRVADILRKQHPKPHRLRCVLGLDAKNPAVILKDADLDLAVKECVLGALSFNGQRCTALKMIFVHEEVREAFLGKLTAAVGALKCGMPWEAGVQITPLPEEGKTSRLLELIQDAVEKGARVVNEGGGTVNATCMFPAIVYPVRAGMRLYTEEQFGPILPVASFRTIDEPLQYIAESNYGQQVSLFGSDPAVLAGLIDPLVNQVCRVNLNSQCQRGPDTFPFTGRKDSAEGTLSVSDALRVFTIRALVAAKESAVNQQIIKTIVTERKSQFLSTDFIF; encoded by the coding sequence ATGAACCCGCTCTTCCCCTCGTCCTTCTATCCCGCACCCGAAAGCATTCCCGAATCTTTCCGGTTTGCCGGCCCGATCGAGCAGCGCAGCTGGCTCTGCGGCGGTGAAATCCGCACTTGGGAGGGTTTGCAGCAGCCGGTCTTCTCGCCGGTTTGCGAGCCCGGCGCCGGCGAACCGCGGCGCAAACTCCTGGGCAGTTATCCGCTCATGACCGGGGCGGCGTCGCTTCAGGCCCTGGAAGCCGCTGTCCGAGCCTGGGATCAGGGGCAGGGGGAATGGCCGACCATGCCGGTAGCCGAACGGATCAGCCGGGTCGCCTCCTTCTCGGCACGGATGCAGGAGCGGCGGGGCGAGATCGTCAAGCGGCTGATGTGGGAAATCGGCAAGAGCCAAGTGGATTCGGAGAAAGAGTTCGACCGCACGGTCGAGTACATCCGCAATACCATCGCCGCGCTCAAGGAGCTCGACCGCGTCTCCTCGCGTTTCGTGATCGAAGAGGGAGTGATCGGCCAGATCCGCCGTTCTCCGCTCGGGGTGGTGCTCTGTATGGGGCCCTTCAATTATCCCCTCAATGAGACCTTTACGACGCTGATCCCGGCCCTGATCATGGGCAATCCGGTCCTCTTCAAGCCGCCCAAGCTGGGCGTGCTGCTGTTCGAGCCCTTGCTTGCCGCCTTCCAGGAGTGTTTCCCGGCCGGGGTCATCAATACGGTGTACGGCGATGGGGCGACGATCGTCGGGCCGCTGATGGAATCGGGCCGGGTCGATGTCCTCGCCTTCATTGGCACCAGCCGGGTAGCGGATATCCTGCGCAAGCAGCATCCCAAACCGCACCGTCTGCGCTGTGTGCTCGGCCTCGACGCCAAGAATCCGGCGGTCATCCTAAAGGATGCCGATCTCGACCTGGCGGTCAAGGAGTGTGTGCTCGGCGCGCTCTCCTTCAACGGCCAGCGCTGCACCGCCCTCAAGATGATCTTTGTGCACGAGGAGGTCCGCGAGGCCTTTCTCGGCAAGCTCACTGCAGCGGTGGGGGCGCTGAAATGCGGCATGCCCTGGGAAGCCGGGGTTCAGATCACACCGCTGCCGGAGGAGGGCAAGACGAGCAGACTGCTCGAGTTGATTCAGGACGCCGTGGAGAAGGGCGCCCGGGTTGTCAATGAAGGGGGCGGAACGGTCAACGCGACCTGCATGTTCCCGGCCATCGTTTATCCGGTCCGGGCGGGGATGCGGCTTTACACCGAGGAGCAGTTCGGTCCCATCCTCCCGGTCGCCTCATTCCGCACCATCGATGAGCCGCTGCAGTATATCGCCGAATCGAATTACGGCCAGCAGGTGAGCCTCTTCGGCAGCGATCCGGCGGTGCTGGCGGGTCTGATCGATCCGCTGGTCAACCAGGTCTGCCGCGTCAATCTCAACAGCCAGTGCCAGCGCGGACCCGACACTTTTCCCTTCACCGGGCGTAAGGATTCGGCTGAGGGCACCCTGTCGGTCTCGGATGCCCTGCGGGTCTTCACCATCCGCGCCCTGGTGGCGGCCAAGGAGAGCGCGGTCAATCAGCAGATCATCAAAACCATCGTCACGGAGCGGAAATCCCAGTTCCTCTCCACCGACTTTATTTTTTAA
- the folD gene encoding bifunctional methylenetetrahydrofolate dehydrogenase/methenyltetrahydrofolate cyclohydrolase FolD, with amino-acid sequence MSALILDGKALSQQLEAELAERVTRIKERRGRAPILATILVGDDPASATYVRMKGNACQRVGMDSLKVILPQATTTAELLGEIDRLNANPEVQGILLQHPVPAQIDERACFDRIAIDKDVDGVTALGFGRMALGEPAWGSATPAGIMRLLEHYRIPLQGKEAVVVGRSPILGKPVAMMLLNAHATVTICHSRTQELAAIVRRADLVVGAVGKPEFIRGAWIKPGAVVVDAGYHPGGIGDVELAVAKEHCSAYTPVPGGVGPMTIATLIAQTVAAAEKNLD; translated from the coding sequence TGCGCTCATACTGGATGGCAAAGCCCTTTCACAACAGCTCGAGGCGGAGCTGGCGGAGCGGGTGACCCGGATCAAGGAGCGGCGCGGCAGAGCCCCGATCCTTGCGACCATTCTGGTTGGTGATGATCCGGCTTCGGCGACCTATGTGCGAATGAAGGGCAACGCCTGTCAGCGGGTGGGAATGGATTCGCTCAAGGTGATTTTGCCCCAGGCGACGACCACTGCAGAACTGCTCGGCGAGATCGACCGTCTCAATGCCAATCCGGAGGTTCAGGGCATTTTGCTGCAGCATCCGGTGCCCGCTCAGATCGATGAGCGCGCCTGTTTCGACCGGATCGCCATCGACAAGGATGTCGACGGCGTGACGGCACTCGGATTCGGGCGGATGGCCCTAGGCGAACCCGCCTGGGGCTCGGCCACGCCTGCCGGGATCATGCGGCTGCTCGAGCACTACCGGATTCCCCTTCAGGGCAAGGAGGCGGTGGTGGTCGGCCGCAGTCCGATTCTCGGCAAACCGGTGGCGATGATGCTGCTCAATGCCCATGCCACAGTGACGATCTGTCACTCGCGCACGCAGGAGCTGGCGGCGATCGTCCGCCGCGCCGACCTGGTCGTCGGGGCGGTGGGCAAACCGGAGTTCATCCGCGGAGCGTGGATCAAGCCGGGGGCGGTGGTCGTTGATGCCGGCTATCATCCCGGCGGGATCGGCGACGTCGAACTGGCGGTGGCGAAGGAGCATTGTTCGGCCTATACGCCCGTGCCGGGAGGCGTCGGCCCGATGACCATCGCCACGCTGATCGCCCAGACCGTGGCGGCAGCGGAAAAAAATCTGGATTGA